One genomic region from bacterium encodes:
- a CDS encoding DUF393 domain-containing protein, which yields MRNGGSDETRLWLFWDGDCAFCRRCVSWVERRDWQGRFRPLPYQQAPSPPMTEEVRAACRAAVHVMTPEGRLLSGGAAVAFILGEIGHRRVSWIMTRPVIRNLVEWGYRFVARHRRWIGRLVFGKDCRT from the coding sequence ATGCGCAACGGTGGATCGGACGAGACTCGGCTCTGGCTGTTCTGGGATGGCGACTGCGCATTCTGCCGTCGCTGTGTGTCCTGGGTCGAACGACGCGATTGGCAGGGTCGATTCCGCCCTCTCCCCTACCAGCAGGCGCCATCACCGCCGATGACCGAGGAAGTGCGGGCCGCCTGCCGCGCGGCGGTGCACGTGATGACCCCGGAAGGACGACTCCTGAGCGGAGGCGCGGCGGTCGCCTTCATCCTCGGGGAGATTGGCCACCGTCGTGTGAGTTGGATCATGACGCGCCCGGTCATCCGTAATCTGGTCGAATGGGGCTATCGGTTTGTCGCGCGCCACCGTCGCTGGATCGGACGCCTGGTTTTCGGCAAGGACTGTCGGACGTGA